A genome region from Alkalimarinus coralli includes the following:
- a CDS encoding amino acid ABC transporter permease, translating to MTVKEFKPLPDQPAPITTSGPIAWLRDNLFSSAFNIAATIIIVASLMAVLPDMIDWLFISANWTGATQDDCVKDGACWVFISAWSQQIFYGSYPDEEIWRVNLCLFLLAGVIALSFLLPDRLRNKVSVPAFLLLPFICIMLLDGDMIGLTPVPTNLWGGFSLNVLLAAASIIIAFPFGFLWALGRRSEMPFARSVSVTCIEFFRGTPILALFFMGSVMLPLFFPADVSVDKLLRVWIILILFMSAYMAEVFRSGFQAIPNGQYEAADSIGLGYWQKILLIIFPQVIKVSMPNILATFVMVFKNTVFLLVIAVPEMLQVIMSALSNSNWLGGHAIEGYLFVGFVFWACCFSMSLLAKSIEKKLDTSHKK from the coding sequence ATGACAGTAAAAGAGTTTAAACCATTACCAGACCAGCCAGCGCCGATTACCACTTCAGGCCCTATTGCATGGTTAAGAGATAATCTTTTTTCGTCGGCCTTTAATATTGCAGCAACCATCATTATTGTCGCCTCATTAATGGCCGTGCTACCCGATATGATCGATTGGCTATTTATTTCGGCCAACTGGACAGGAGCCACACAGGACGACTGCGTAAAAGACGGCGCCTGCTGGGTATTTATCAGCGCATGGTCGCAGCAGATATTCTATGGCAGCTACCCCGATGAAGAGATATGGCGGGTCAACCTATGCCTGTTTCTGCTTGCTGGAGTCATCGCACTATCATTTCTATTGCCAGACCGCCTGCGTAATAAGGTCTCTGTCCCCGCATTTCTGCTACTCCCTTTCATCTGCATTATGTTATTAGACGGCGACATGATCGGTTTGACGCCTGTGCCCACAAACCTGTGGGGTGGGTTCTCGTTGAATGTTCTATTGGCCGCCGCCAGCATAATTATTGCGTTCCCATTCGGTTTTTTATGGGCCTTGGGGCGACGCTCTGAAATGCCCTTTGCACGCTCAGTGAGTGTAACCTGTATCGAGTTCTTCCGTGGCACACCTATCCTGGCGCTGTTCTTTATGGGCTCAGTCATGTTGCCGCTGTTTTTCCCGGCTGACGTCAGCGTTGATAAGCTGCTGCGCGTCTGGATTATTCTTATCCTGTTTATGTCTGCGTACATGGCAGAGGTTTTTAGAAGTGGCTTTCAGGCGATACCCAATGGCCAATATGAAGCAGCCGACTCTATTGGTTTAGGTTATTGGCAAAAGATACTGTTAATTATCTTCCCCCAAGTTATCAAGGTCTCAATGCCCAATATTCTGGCGACCTTTGTCATGGTATTTAAGAATACCGTGTTTTTATTGGTCATCGCGGTGCCTGAGATGCTGCAAGTCATTATGTCTGCACTGAGCAACTCAAACTGGTTAGGTGGGCATGCCATTGAAGGCTATTTATTTGTCGGGTTTGTATTCTGGGCATGTTGTTTCAGCATGTCGCTACTCGCCAAATCCATTGAAAAGAAACTAGATACCAGTCATAAAAAATAA
- a CDS encoding type II toxin-antitoxin system RelE/ParE family toxin, with product MKIQYAPEAIEDLVRLREFIEVNNPYAAKRVASNILAGIEKLKVFPKIGLLVQCAPDPEKIRDLFVSNYTVRYLVGKDTIYILRVWHGKEIEKDL from the coding sequence ATGAAAATTCAATATGCACCAGAGGCAATAGAAGATTTAGTCCGGCTAAGAGAGTTTATTGAGGTCAACAACCCTTATGCGGCAAAGCGGGTTGCATCAAATATTCTGGCGGGTATTGAAAAACTTAAAGTGTTCCCAAAAATAGGTTTGCTTGTTCAGTGCGCGCCAGACCCAGAGAAAATCAGAGATTTGTTCGTTTCAAATTACACTGTAAGGTATCTGGTCGGTAAAGATACAATCTATATTCTTCGAGTCTGGCATGGCAAGGAAATTGAAAAAGACTTGTAA
- the yefM gene encoding YoeB-YefM toxin-antitoxin system antitoxin YefM translates to MDAISYTHARANLSSTMEKVCNDHAPIIITRKSESPVVMMSLEDYQAMEETTYLLRSPANARQLLESIAELESGKGTERELLE, encoded by the coding sequence ATGGACGCTATAAGCTACACACATGCTAGAGCAAACCTTTCAAGTACCATGGAGAAAGTTTGCAATGATCATGCCCCGATAATCATAACCCGTAAAAGTGAATCACCAGTAGTAATGATGTCACTTGAAGATTATCAAGCAATGGAAGAAACAACGTACTTGCTGCGCTCTCCAGCAAATGCGAGACAATTATTAGAATCAATTGCTGAGCTAGAGTCTGGCAAAGGCACCGAGAGAGAGCTACTTGAATGA
- a CDS encoding sigma-54-dependent transcriptional regulator yields MVEHPIDNSDSRTLSNDADSQVVFIDDEKHVRMAVQQTLELADFNVNSFESAASAIPHLSHNWPGVVVSDINMPGMNGLQLMEKVQAIDKELPVILVTGHGDISMAVSAIQNGAYDFIEKPFSNDQIVEVVRRAIEKRSLTLENRNLRAELEAHNSPGPRILGNTPPILKMRRILHQVMDTPTDILLNGETGVGKELVARYLHEHSVRKDKNFVAINCGAIPENLIESELYGHEAGAFTGADKIRIGKFEHANGGTLFLDEIESMPMGLQVKILRVLEERQVERLGANVLIPLDIRIIAATKVDLKALSEQGEFRRDLLYRLNIVSIDIPALRDRADDIPLLFEHFSLIASARYQREIIPLSPEKNHELMAYDWPGNVRELRNMAERYVIMGEETTFNMGELDNSTEIQGRQTLMEKVEFFERSLIADALSKNQGSIKETMVTLGLPRKTLYDKMKKYGLNRLEYTHE; encoded by the coding sequence TTGGTTGAGCACCCGATAGATAATTCAGACAGCCGCACATTATCAAACGACGCGGATAGCCAGGTCGTTTTCATTGATGATGAAAAGCATGTGCGGATGGCCGTTCAACAAACATTGGAGCTGGCTGACTTCAACGTTAACAGCTTCGAATCTGCGGCCTCTGCCATCCCACACCTTAGCCACAACTGGCCTGGGGTCGTGGTGTCAGATATAAACATGCCCGGAATGAATGGCCTGCAATTGATGGAGAAGGTTCAGGCAATCGATAAAGAGCTGCCGGTCATCCTGGTCACTGGCCATGGTGATATATCTATGGCAGTCTCGGCGATACAGAACGGCGCCTATGACTTTATAGAGAAGCCATTCTCTAACGACCAAATTGTCGAAGTGGTACGCCGTGCCATTGAAAAGCGCAGCCTCACATTGGAGAACAGGAATCTAAGGGCGGAACTTGAAGCGCATAATAGCCCCGGCCCGCGAATACTGGGGAATACCCCACCTATCCTTAAAATGCGTCGAATACTGCATCAGGTGATGGATACGCCAACCGATATTCTGCTGAATGGTGAAACCGGTGTCGGCAAAGAGCTGGTGGCTCGTTATCTGCATGAGCACAGTGTTAGAAAAGACAAAAACTTTGTCGCGATTAACTGCGGGGCCATTCCTGAGAATTTGATTGAAAGCGAACTGTATGGCCACGAGGCAGGCGCATTTACCGGGGCTGACAAAATCAGGATAGGCAAGTTCGAACATGCGAACGGCGGCACACTTTTTCTGGACGAAATCGAGAGCATGCCCATGGGCTTGCAGGTAAAAATTTTGCGGGTACTGGAAGAGCGCCAGGTTGAACGACTCGGCGCAAATGTATTGATTCCGCTCGATATTCGTATCATTGCCGCTACCAAGGTTGACCTTAAAGCCCTGTCAGAGCAAGGTGAGTTCCGCCGCGACTTGCTTTACCGACTGAATATCGTATCGATTGATATCCCTGCGCTGCGTGATCGGGCAGATGATATTCCGTTGCTGTTTGAACACTTTTCCCTCATTGCTTCTGCGCGATACCAGCGAGAAATAATCCCTCTCAGCCCTGAGAAAAATCATGAACTGATGGCTTATGACTGGCCCGGCAATGTCAGAGAGCTGAGAAATATGGCTGAGCGCTACGTCATCATGGGTGAAGAGACCACCTTCAATATGGGCGAACTCGACAATTCCACCGAAATACAAGGTCGCCAAACCCTGATGGAGAAAGTCGAGTTTTTTGAGCGCTCATTGATCGCCGATGCGCTCAGCAAAAACCAGGGCAGTATCAAAGAGACCATGGTCACACTGGGGCTGCCCCGTAAAACCCTCTACGACAAAATGAAAAAGTACGGTCTGAATCGGCTGGAATATACCCACGAATAG
- a CDS encoding type II toxin-antitoxin system RelE/ParE family toxin: protein MPKRSYVLTKTAESDFRLARDWSLKRWGKSVTQQYFKDLHEGAESIAKNHFSLAESSNLTNSDQLLIWPVREHYIIYLPFKKQKIIIVALIRQSRDVPSILGENRFIIERELKKIGDIKLP from the coding sequence ATGCCAAAACGTTCTTATGTGTTGACCAAAACTGCCGAGTCGGATTTCCGCTTAGCACGAGATTGGTCTCTAAAGCGTTGGGGTAAGTCGGTAACACAGCAATACTTTAAAGATTTACATGAAGGTGCCGAGAGCATTGCAAAGAATCACTTTTCACTCGCTGAAAGCTCTAATCTTACCAATAGTGACCAACTACTTATTTGGCCAGTTCGCGAACACTACATCATTTATCTCCCATTTAAAAAGCAGAAAATAATTATTGTTGCGTTAATTCGGCAATCAAGGGATGTACCTTCAATTCTTGGGGAAAACCGTTTCATCATTGAACGTGAGCTCAAAAAGATAGGCGATATAAAACTACCCTAA
- the tnpA gene encoding IS66 family insertion sequence element accessory protein TnpA, producing MRKQSHIRMNESQWQTVLADFQQSGLTQKQYCKQNHIAHSTFSKWKAQLTLRNLRKLPKR from the coding sequence ATGAGAAAGCAATCTCATATACGTATGAACGAAAGCCAATGGCAGACAGTATTGGCTGACTTTCAACAAAGCGGCCTGACGCAAAAACAATACTGTAAACAGAACCATATAGCACACAGTACGTTTTCCAAGTGGAAGGCGCAACTGACCTTGAGAAATCTCAGAAAATTGCCCAAACGATAA
- a CDS encoding Txe/YoeB family addiction module toxin translates to MKVTFSSAAWDQYLYWQTTDKKILKRINQLIKDIKREPYEGIGKPEPLKHGLAGYWSRRINDEHRIVYKYTEGTILIAQLRYHYT, encoded by the coding sequence ATGAAAGTGACTTTCTCTTCTGCAGCTTGGGATCAGTACCTTTATTGGCAAACTACAGACAAAAAGATCCTAAAGCGCATTAACCAATTGATTAAAGATATAAAACGAGAGCCTTACGAAGGAATAGGTAAACCTGAGCCTTTAAAACATGGATTAGCTGGCTACTGGTCTCGCCGCATTAACGATGAACATAGGATCGTTTATAAATACACAGAAGGCACGATCCTTATCGCACAGTTACGCTACCATTACACATAG
- a CDS encoding AlbA family DNA-binding domain-containing protein: protein MKKEFKRLSKKTRLLLNHSEGFDVDFKRDLAGVKLKTLIAFANSRSGGTILVGVEEYTSDEGLQRGRIVGCDVGDKGRLQVQNKALSCVPPISIQVFTENLNKLPILRIEVPSGAQKPYCSPSGEYTLRADGRNRALQPGDMLQLFMERESEQFLHRFKHAVSKLEQQVGVMDSELRSGVDQMIDDITRLDKDTAHILNELYGRSMDLKRETEYSKRHDHHVERKIQRLKHGLDHKYKELAGRMDDLNLKVDALLKHLQIEDPLCRRAREQIIEMVRMIHEKDNPDLLADFTDVIVQIYPDIDPATLIGWVNEALVSAPANETSH from the coding sequence ATGAAGAAAGAATTTAAGCGACTAAGCAAGAAAACCAGACTGCTGCTGAATCACTCAGAAGGCTTTGATGTGGATTTCAAACGAGACCTGGCGGGAGTGAAACTAAAAACCTTAATAGCTTTTGCTAACTCTCGCTCGGGCGGAACGATTCTGGTCGGTGTGGAGGAATATACGTCAGACGAAGGGCTGCAGCGAGGGCGGATTGTCGGCTGCGATGTGGGCGACAAAGGGCGGCTGCAGGTTCAGAATAAAGCGTTAAGTTGTGTACCTCCGATTAGCATTCAGGTATTTACAGAAAACCTGAACAAGTTACCGATACTCCGCATTGAGGTGCCATCAGGCGCGCAAAAACCGTACTGTAGCCCTTCCGGCGAGTATACCCTGCGTGCTGATGGCCGTAATCGCGCCCTGCAGCCAGGCGATATGCTGCAGCTGTTTATGGAGCGTGAGAGTGAACAGTTTCTGCACCGTTTTAAACATGCGGTGAGCAAACTGGAACAGCAAGTGGGGGTTATGGATAGCGAATTAAGAAGCGGTGTTGACCAGATGATTGATGATATTACCCGCCTGGATAAAGATACCGCCCATATACTCAATGAACTGTACGGCCGTTCAATGGATCTTAAGCGGGAAACAGAGTACTCAAAGCGCCATGATCACCATGTAGAGAGAAAGATCCAACGCCTAAAGCACGGCCTGGATCACAAATACAAGGAGTTGGCAGGGCGAATGGATGATCTCAATTTAAAGGTTGATGCACTGTTAAAACATCTTCAAATAGAAGATCCGCTATGTCGTCGTGCCCGTGAGCAGATTATCGAAATGGTGCGAATGATTCATGAGAAAGACAACCCTGACCTGCTGGCGGATTTTACTGATGTGATTGTCCAAATCTACCCTGATATAGACCCGGCAACCCTTATTGGTTGGGTCAACGAAGCGTTGGTCAGCGCACCCGCCAATGAAACTTCTCATTGA
- a CDS encoding CopG family ribbon-helix-helix protein — protein MGVTSVRLNSEVEAPLENLANKLDRSKNYIINQAVKEYIQRQSMEDSRWEDTLEALNSVKAGRTVDGAEAASWLESWGTENELSPPKV, from the coding sequence ATGGGGGTTACAAGTGTTCGTCTTAATTCAGAAGTCGAAGCTCCATTAGAAAATTTGGCGAACAAATTAGATAGATCAAAAAACTACATTATAAATCAGGCTGTTAAAGAATATATCCAACGACAGTCTATGGAGGATTCTCGCTGGGAGGATACGCTCGAAGCGCTTAATTCAGTTAAAGCAGGCAGAACTGTCGATGGTGCTGAAGCTGCGTCGTGGCTCGAAAGCTGGGGAACAGAAAATGAGCTATCGCCACCAAAAGTATGA
- a CDS encoding MFS transporter — translation MVHTIKPLTQLFLSCFIFMAGNGLVSLLIPMRLSIEAISTDKIGLVLSVYAIGYLIGANYSKSVIHKVGHIRTFALCGSLMSSAILVCALSMDLWVWAAMRFVMGFAVAITIATFDGWLSQTTNENNRGQVLAFNQVVVFSAICISQFFILLAPPSATTLFILAGVLFSFSISPLVVSKIHGPLVESVESLPLRDTFNISPLGVVCCVSCGLLYAALINLLPIYAAAYGVANIELSILMASAVAGAVIMQLPIGLLSDRYDRRHLIFCMVLVIIALSIATPFSFHYGLLIPAYIMIGVMSGLVLCLYPLGISETFDKLPQSQMVGAMSSLLAFYAIGSIFGPYSASLMMESVGPQGLFITLCALEALLLCFVIYRINARESLPLEQQESFVMSSPNSVAPHLDPRTVYEESSVETSPMVDSVVQLALENPQSAVKLAQMFIKNNHDQAQAMAAALSELESIDITQIYKSIIEQAPELSADIADTLVSAHPEQMEQLVEYVMQGSSDNRNAILLAIANALPHFGSAAIQTAVDNIGDDESEDLLELTEEYFQQVHNESAQMRPADLAAEDPQQAAAEVFSHIIESTTEHHDELAHKASEAMPEASGMVAETYINNLIDQQDKAPDDQQQLEIGEAISDYMEHVVENQPEQATDIAATIVEQAPEHASEVVEILQSAGESEISSDLPQK, via the coding sequence GTGGTTCATACCATTAAACCGCTGACACAGCTTTTTTTAAGCTGTTTTATTTTTATGGCTGGCAATGGGTTAGTCAGCCTGCTGATTCCCATGCGTCTATCAATAGAGGCCATTAGTACCGATAAGATTGGCTTGGTGCTCTCTGTTTACGCCATTGGTTATCTGATTGGTGCCAACTATTCAAAGAGCGTGATCCACAAAGTCGGGCATATACGAACCTTTGCCCTGTGCGGCAGCTTAATGTCTTCTGCCATTCTTGTTTGTGCGTTAAGCATGGATTTGTGGGTCTGGGCTGCCATGCGCTTTGTGATGGGTTTTGCCGTGGCCATCACCATAGCAACGTTTGATGGCTGGCTCAGCCAAACGACAAATGAAAACAACCGTGGCCAGGTGTTAGCCTTTAATCAGGTGGTGGTTTTTAGCGCTATTTGCATCAGTCAGTTTTTTATCCTTCTTGCACCTCCAAGCGCGACCACATTATTTATTTTGGCGGGGGTCTTATTCTCTTTTTCAATTAGCCCGCTGGTGGTGAGTAAAATACATGGCCCGTTAGTGGAAAGTGTCGAAAGCTTACCGCTTCGTGACACCTTTAATATTTCGCCGTTAGGGGTGGTTTGCTGCGTGTCTTGTGGTCTGCTATATGCTGCGCTCATTAACTTGTTGCCCATTTACGCGGCGGCCTATGGCGTCGCTAATATAGAGCTATCTATTTTGATGGCATCGGCGGTAGCTGGCGCAGTTATTATGCAGCTTCCTATTGGCCTTCTTTCTGACCGTTATGATCGTCGCCACCTTATATTCTGCATGGTGCTGGTGATCATTGCTTTGAGCATAGCCACTCCATTCAGCTTTCATTATGGTCTGTTAATTCCGGCTTATATTATGATTGGGGTGATGAGTGGACTCGTCCTCTGCCTCTACCCTCTTGGTATTTCTGAAACATTCGATAAATTACCCCAGAGCCAGATGGTTGGAGCCATGAGTTCGTTGCTTGCGTTTTATGCGATTGGCAGTATTTTCGGCCCTTACAGCGCCTCATTAATGATGGAATCTGTAGGCCCTCAAGGCCTGTTTATTACTTTGTGCGCGCTTGAAGCACTCCTTTTATGCTTTGTGATATACCGAATAAACGCACGAGAAAGTTTACCGCTGGAACAACAAGAGAGTTTTGTTATGAGTTCACCAAACTCGGTGGCTCCACATTTAGACCCGCGAACAGTGTACGAAGAGTCTAGCGTAGAAACCTCTCCTATGGTCGATTCCGTGGTTCAATTAGCATTGGAGAACCCCCAATCTGCCGTCAAACTGGCGCAAATGTTTATCAAAAACAATCATGACCAGGCCCAAGCCATGGCCGCCGCACTGTCTGAGCTAGAGAGCATCGATATCACCCAGATTTACAAATCAATTATTGAACAGGCCCCTGAACTAAGTGCCGATATTGCGGATACCTTGGTGTCAGCACACCCGGAACAAATGGAGCAGTTGGTTGAGTATGTGATGCAAGGGAGTAGCGATAACCGGAATGCCATATTGCTGGCGATTGCCAATGCACTGCCTCATTTTGGTAGCGCCGCCATCCAGACCGCTGTAGATAACATTGGTGACGATGAGAGTGAAGACCTACTGGAGCTCACCGAGGAGTACTTCCAGCAGGTTCACAACGAGTCAGCTCAGATGCGCCCTGCCGATCTTGCTGCTGAAGACCCTCAGCAAGCGGCAGCAGAGGTCTTTAGCCATATCATCGAGTCAACCACGGAGCATCATGATGAGCTGGCACATAAGGCTTCGGAAGCAATGCCAGAAGCGTCCGGCATGGTGGCAGAAACCTATATCAATAATTTAATCGACCAACAGGACAAAGCACCTGATGATCAGCAACAGCTTGAGATCGGTGAAGCCATTAGCGACTACATGGAACATGTGGTGGAGAATCAACCTGAGCAGGCAACCGATATTGCAGCAACCATTGTTGAGCAGGCGCCTGAACATGCCTCAGAGGTTGTTGAGATACTGCAATCAGCAGGAGAGAGCGAGATTAGTTCAGACCTTCCACAGAAATAA
- a CDS encoding ribbon-helix-helix domain-containing protein, whose amino-acid sequence MKPFIVNWHEGIVVASSLNLSLTDELRMFVDHRAGDNGLYATPSEYLRDLIRKDMANQGVVSHVLNGVEDIKEGRFSDSSILDILDEN is encoded by the coding sequence ATGAAACCGTTTATAGTTAACTGGCATGAGGGTATTGTTGTGGCAAGCAGTCTTAACCTTTCTTTAACAGACGAACTGCGAATGTTCGTGGATCACCGTGCAGGGGATAATGGATTATACGCTACGCCAAGCGAGTATCTTCGTGATTTAATACGTAAAGATATGGCGAATCAAGGCGTTGTTTCACACGTTCTAAACGGCGTTGAGGATATAAAAGAAGGTAGGTTCTCAGATAGCTCTATCTTAGATATTTTGGACGAAAACTAG
- a CDS encoding amino acid ABC transporter ATP-binding protein, translating to MSADNQTIENSDDRDIIVIKDMNKWYGDFHVLKDINLTVKKGERIVVCGPSGSGKSTMIRCINRLEQFQRGSLTVNDVEMIDDVKNIEAIRREVGMVFQHFNLFPHLSILDNLTLGPIWVQKKSKEEAEAIAMKYLERVKIPDQAHKFPGHLSGGQQQRVAIARSLCMAPEIILFDEPTSALDPEMIKEVLDVMVELAEEGMTMICVTHEMGFAKKVADRVIFMDGGEIVEQNTPHEFFDHPETDRLQLFLSQILQH from the coding sequence ATGAGTGCAGATAACCAAACAATTGAGAATAGTGATGACAGAGATATCATTGTCATTAAAGACATGAACAAGTGGTATGGCGATTTTCATGTTCTGAAAGATATCAACCTGACCGTTAAAAAAGGCGAGCGAATAGTTGTCTGCGGCCCTTCCGGCTCGGGAAAGTCAACGATGATTCGTTGCATTAACCGTTTGGAGCAGTTTCAACGGGGCTCACTGACCGTGAACGACGTTGAAATGATCGATGATGTAAAAAATATCGAAGCAATTCGACGCGAAGTAGGCATGGTGTTTCAGCACTTTAACCTATTCCCTCATTTAAGTATTTTAGACAATCTCACACTGGGGCCAATATGGGTTCAAAAAAAGTCGAAAGAAGAAGCCGAAGCCATTGCGATGAAGTATCTGGAGCGGGTAAAAATACCCGATCAGGCGCATAAGTTTCCTGGCCACTTGTCAGGCGGGCAGCAGCAACGTGTCGCCATCGCCCGCTCACTCTGCATGGCCCCCGAAATTATACTGTTTGATGAGCCTACCTCTGCACTCGACCCCGAGATGATTAAAGAAGTACTCGATGTCATGGTCGAACTCGCCGAAGAAGGCATGACCATGATATGCGTAACCCATGAAATGGGCTTTGCAAAAAAAGTCGCTGACAGGGTTATTTTTATGGATGGCGGTGAGATCGTGGAGCAGAACACCCCTCATGAATTCTTCGATCACCCTGAAACCGACCGGCTACAACTGTTTTTAAGTCAGATTTTGCAGCACTAA
- a CDS encoding sensor histidine kinase yields the protein MTLINSFKPSTQRGWLIGFFALLLLMVIWQTRQWATEVAYDDLSQDNMNELFRFSSSLSAVLQKYEPVPHHLSINPELSHFLGDISNPEKTDTINRYLATINQINRSSDIYILDSLGNTVASSNWDTSTSFIGKNFSFRPYFSQAMLGQNARYYALGTTSNERGYYFSSPISDDDDILGVVVLKISLADIEDRWASPWENSDIELIVTDPDGVIFISTRAEWRLKSLFNIPPSQMAPLKASKRYGVHIPVALNTQKIGKAPSVKGNKATLLTINSDADNAGNDEGSTTRFLSQHIDMPVAGWRVHALSKTDSIKKRVRSALLVVISTYLVLVLMILFVVERIRNERKLQQAKDMLEIRVKERTADLEQSNFRLRDEIDERHKTEDALKQAQEELIQAAKMAVLGQISAGINHELNQPLTAIRSYTQNAQQFLQRGNIETASSNLDEIIQLTDHMASIIGQLKVFSRKRGDTHTPIDALASLNAAIKIMAPQIKQQHVAVSTQSAEPHYLVLGDLIRLEQVFINLISNAIQAMAHSDPKQITIAFTKTGDSVVITIEDSGPGIDEETVNHIFEPFFTTKDISQGLGLGLSISHRIIEAMHGTISVTNSRSGGALFSITLPAHAGQSDGELEADNQAQVDSQASTDKQHHSIKTQEHPIG from the coding sequence GTGACCCTGATTAACTCATTCAAACCCTCAACACAACGAGGGTGGCTTATTGGCTTCTTTGCTTTGCTGCTGCTTATGGTTATTTGGCAGACTCGACAGTGGGCAACAGAAGTGGCGTACGATGATCTCAGCCAGGACAATATGAACGAGCTCTTTCGCTTCTCATCAAGCTTAAGTGCAGTGTTGCAAAAGTACGAGCCAGTGCCTCACCATCTGTCCATAAACCCTGAATTGAGCCACTTTTTAGGCGACATATCCAACCCCGAAAAAACAGACACCATCAACCGCTATCTCGCCACCATCAACCAGATTAACCGTTCCTCTGATATTTACATTTTAGACTCTCTTGGCAATACCGTCGCATCCAGCAATTGGGATACATCTACATCATTTATCGGCAAGAACTTTTCCTTTCGCCCCTACTTTAGCCAGGCAATGCTCGGGCAAAATGCCCGCTATTACGCCTTGGGAACAACCTCAAATGAACGCGGATATTACTTTTCTTCCCCCATTTCAGATGATGACGATATTCTCGGCGTGGTGGTTCTAAAGATCAGCCTTGCCGATATTGAAGATCGCTGGGCCAGCCCATGGGAAAACAGTGATATTGAGTTGATCGTGACAGACCCTGATGGGGTGATTTTTATCAGTACTCGCGCCGAATGGCGACTAAAAAGCCTGTTTAACATCCCGCCGTCACAAATGGCTCCACTTAAGGCAAGCAAACGGTATGGCGTTCATATTCCTGTTGCACTGAACACTCAGAAAATAGGCAAAGCGCCCAGTGTTAAAGGCAATAAGGCGACGCTGCTGACGATCAATAGTGATGCTGATAACGCTGGCAATGATGAAGGCAGCACAACCCGCTTTCTATCTCAACATATTGACATGCCTGTTGCAGGGTGGCGCGTTCACGCACTATCAAAAACCGACTCGATCAAAAAGCGAGTCCGCAGCGCGCTGCTGGTGGTTATTTCAACCTATTTAGTCTTGGTGCTAATGATCTTATTCGTGGTGGAACGCATTCGCAACGAGCGCAAACTACAACAAGCCAAGGATATGCTTGAAATCCGCGTAAAAGAACGCACAGCAGACTTGGAACAATCCAACTTTCGCTTACGAGACGAGATCGACGAACGGCACAAAACGGAAGACGCGTTAAAACAGGCTCAGGAAGAGCTGATTCAAGCAGCTAAAATGGCCGTATTAGGCCAGATATCAGCCGGTATCAATCACGAACTAAACCAGCCACTCACGGCCATAAGAAGCTATACCCAGAATGCGCAGCAGTTTTTGCAGCGGGGGAACATTGAAACCGCCAGCAGTAACCTAGACGAAATCATCCAACTAACCGACCATATGGCCTCGATTATTGGCCAGCTAAAAGTATTTTCCCGTAAGCGGGGAGACACTCATACCCCCATTGACGCACTCGCCAGCCTAAACGCTGCCATCAAGATCATGGCTCCGCAGATTAAGCAACAACATGTTGCCGTTAGCACTCAATCTGCTGAACCTCATTATTTGGTTTTGGGTGATTTAATCCGGCTGGAGCAGGTATTTATTAACCTCATATCCAACGCTATTCAGGCAATGGCCCATAGCGACCCCAAGCAGATAACTATCGCATTCACCAAGACCGGCGATAGCGTTGTCATTACTATTGAAGATAGCGGCCCGGGGATTGACGAAGAGACCGTTAACCATATTTTTGAACCGTTTTTCACCACCAAGGATATCAGTCAGGGCCTTGGGCTCGGGCTTTCTATCTCTCACCGTATTATTGAAGCGATGCACGGCACAATTTCGGTAACCAACAGCCGTTCAGGTGGAGCCCTGTTTTCGATCACTCTACCCGCACACGCAGGTCAGTCAGACGGCGAGCTTGAAGCAGATAATCAAGCTCAAGTAGACAGTCAAGCAAGCACAGATAAGCAACACCATTCAATCAAGACCCAGGAGCACCCCATTGGTTGA